In the Telopea speciosissima isolate NSW1024214 ecotype Mountain lineage chromosome 2, Tspe_v1, whole genome shotgun sequence genome, one interval contains:
- the LOC122652535 gene encoding protein PTST homolog 2, chloroplastic-like has product MEKSDSLDVFPTKKDLTNAGTMDLAEAIAKQGGWLKFGWDSKEEDEERVLEDAFQGSILIAAKEVNDGSVHRDTRSLKQSFDGSNESYSVEGVQVGSSEIELSYASPSYPASASDGLSLREAGVDSGIESILSSLEKERSLQFCVGSRTKENSFSDMKNEEEVDCQPKVLAEAGTLD; this is encoded by the exons ATGGAAAAATCTGATAGCCTCGACGTTTTTCCGACCAAGAAAGATTTGACTAATGCTGGGACAATGGACTTGGCGGAGGCCATTGCCAAGCAAGGCGGTTGGCTTAAATTTGGCTGGGATTCGAAGGAGGAGGACGAGGAGAGGGTTTTAGAGGATGCGTTTCAAGGTTCAATTCTAATAGCGGCAAAAGAAGTTAATGATGGTTCAGTTCATAGAGATACAAGAAGCTTGAAACAGAGTTTTGACGGCAGTAATGAGAGTTATTCTGTCGAGGGCGTTCAAGTTGGAAGTTCTGAGATTGAACTGTCCTATGCCTCTCCTTCTTATCCGGCTTCAGCTTCTGATGGATTATCG CTCAGGGAGGCTGGGGTGGATTCAGGGATCGAGAGTATCTTGAGTAGcctggagaaagagagaagtctGCAATTTTGTGTTGGCTCTAGAACCAAAGAAAATAGCTTTTCTGACATgaagaatgaggaagaagtTGATTGTCAACCGAAAGTCCTAGCAGAAGCGGGTACGTTGGATTGA